Proteins from one Natronoarchaeum philippinense genomic window:
- a CDS encoding DUF367 family protein, producing MNLHVRYEGDDDPDKCTARKLARFDLAELHRSDRATPYGVVLNPHAEQALSPADREVSDRLVALDCSWETAGEAMFSIDGEHRALPFLVAANPINYGKPFQLTTVEALAAGLTILGERDRAEQILAKFTWGETFLEMNAEPLRRYADCEDSSEVVEIQQEYLDRE from the coding sequence GTGAACCTGCACGTCCGGTACGAGGGCGACGACGACCCCGACAAGTGCACCGCCCGAAAGCTCGCCCGGTTCGACCTCGCGGAACTCCACCGCTCGGATCGTGCGACGCCGTACGGCGTCGTGCTCAACCCCCACGCCGAGCAGGCGCTCTCGCCCGCCGACCGCGAGGTGTCCGACCGACTCGTCGCGCTCGATTGCTCGTGGGAGACCGCGGGTGAGGCGATGTTCTCGATCGACGGCGAGCATCGGGCGCTCCCGTTTCTCGTGGCCGCCAACCCGATCAACTACGGCAAGCCGTTTCAGCTGACGACCGTCGAGGCGCTGGCCGCGGGGCTGACGATTCTGGGCGAACGCGATCGGGCCGAGCAAATTCTGGCGAAGTTCACGTGGGGCGAGACGTTTTTGGAGATGAACGCCGAGCCGCTGCGCCGGTACGCCGACTGCGAGGATTCGAGCGAGGTCGTCGAGATCCAACAGGAGTATCTGGACCGGGAGTGA
- a CDS encoding DEAD/DEAH box helicase codes for MDVRELPLEDRFVEHFEEQGIEQLYPPQVAAVEAGVADDERVVAALPTASGKTLVAQLAMLTADGPALYVVPLRALATEKYETFAALPGVSVGVATGDFDADDESLADDDIVVATCEKVDSAIRNGAGWVESIACVVVDEVHLLDDASRGPTLEVTLAKLQRLRPDQQIVALSATVGNADEVADWLDAELVASTWRPVDLRTGVHDDGAIEFDDGEVRQIDDDRAPTTALVADALAEGGQSLVFVNSRREAQQLAAELASEEFRTAADLAREIDADATTSTGAALATAAEGGVGFHHAGLRAEHRSLVENAFRERELAVLCATPTLAAGVNVPARRVIVRDTERFTGEGYDPLPVLEVHQMFGRAGRPALDPYGEAVLVATGENADRLRERYVGADPEPVESKLAAREPLRTHVLATVAGGFADSREGLQDVLASTFFAHQRDEAELRDLTDEVISYLDATGMLRRDGGLAATDLGRLVSRVYVDPLTGAEVVEAVETAAAMERVTPLTILELVCDTEDMTTQHVRNDEAGRLSEFAMRREGQFTKSISDFAGNYQSWLGTLKTARLLADWADGADAAAIDDRYGVAPGDVHRLAERAEWLLSATAVIAQHLADGAVERDADAGTSAATDGGAGVEGERDYERVIDRIEEIREALVERED; via the coding sequence ATGGACGTTCGGGAGCTACCCCTCGAAGACCGCTTCGTCGAGCACTTCGAGGAGCAGGGGATCGAACAACTCTACCCGCCCCAAGTCGCCGCGGTCGAGGCCGGCGTCGCGGACGACGAGCGCGTCGTCGCGGCGCTGCCGACGGCAAGCGGGAAGACACTCGTCGCACAGTTGGCGATGCTGACCGCCGACGGCCCGGCGCTGTACGTCGTCCCGCTGCGCGCGCTGGCGACCGAGAAGTACGAGACGTTCGCGGCGCTGCCGGGCGTGAGCGTCGGCGTCGCAACGGGCGATTTCGACGCCGACGACGAATCGCTGGCCGACGACGACATCGTCGTGGCGACCTGCGAAAAGGTCGATTCGGCGATCCGAAACGGCGCGGGCTGGGTGGAGTCGATCGCCTGCGTCGTCGTCGACGAGGTTCACCTGCTCGACGACGCCTCGCGCGGGCCGACGCTGGAGGTGACGCTGGCGAAGCTCCAGCGGCTTCGCCCCGACCAGCAGATCGTCGCGCTGTCGGCGACGGTCGGCAACGCCGACGAGGTCGCAGACTGGCTCGACGCCGAACTCGTCGCGTCGACGTGGCGGCCGGTCGATCTACGGACGGGCGTCCACGACGACGGCGCGATCGAGTTCGACGACGGCGAGGTCCGGCAGATCGACGACGACCGCGCCCCGACGACCGCCCTCGTCGCAGACGCGCTCGCTGAGGGGGGCCAGTCGCTCGTGTTCGTCAACTCCCGTCGGGAAGCCCAGCAACTGGCGGCCGAGTTGGCCAGCGAGGAGTTCCGGACGGCAGCCGATCTCGCCCGCGAGATCGACGCCGACGCGACGACGAGCACGGGCGCTGCGCTGGCCACCGCCGCCGAAGGTGGCGTCGGCTTCCACCACGCCGGGTTACGGGCCGAGCACCGCTCGCTCGTCGAGAACGCCTTCCGCGAGCGCGAGCTGGCTGTCCTCTGTGCGACGCCGACGCTGGCGGCCGGCGTCAACGTCCCCGCCCGCCGGGTGATCGTCCGGGACACCGAGCGGTTCACCGGCGAGGGATACGATCCCCTGCCGGTGCTCGAAGTGCATCAGATGTTCGGCCGGGCCGGCCGACCGGCGCTCGATCCCTACGGCGAAGCGGTGCTGGTCGCCACCGGCGAGAACGCAGACCGGCTGCGCGAGCGCTACGTCGGCGCCGATCCCGAGCCCGTCGAGTCGAAGCTGGCCGCCCGCGAACCGCTGCGCACGCACGTCCTTGCGACGGTCGCCGGCGGCTTCGCGGACTCCCGAGAGGGGCTACAGGACGTGCTCGCATCGACGTTTTTCGCCCACCAGCGCGACGAGGCCGAACTCCGGGATCTGACCGACGAGGTCATCTCCTATCTCGACGCCACCGGAATGTTACGCCGGGATGGCGGCCTCGCGGCGACCGATCTCGGCCGACTGGTCTCGCGCGTCTACGTCGACCCGTTGACCGGCGCCGAAGTCGTCGAAGCCGTCGAGACCGCCGCGGCGATGGAGCGAGTGACGCCGCTGACGATTCTCGAACTCGTCTGTGACACGGAGGACATGACCACCCAGCACGTCCGCAACGACGAGGCGGGCCGACTCAGCGAGTTCGCCATGCGCCGCGAGGGCCAGTTTACCAAGTCGATCAGCGACTTTGCGGGCAACTACCAGTCCTGGCTCGGCACCCTGAAAACCGCCCGCCTGCTCGCCGACTGGGCCGACGGCGCCGACGCCGCCGCCATCGACGATCGCTACGGCGTCGCGCCGGGCGACGTGCACCGGCTGGCCGAGCGCGCCGAGTGGCTGCTGTCGGCGACGGCAGTGATCGCCCAGCACCTCGCGGACGGCGCCGTCGAGCGGGACGCCGATGCGGGAACGAGCGCGGCGACTGACGGCGGGGCGGGAGTCGAGGGAGAACGCGACTACGAGCGCGTCATCGACCGGATCGAAGAGATCCGCGAGGCGCTGGTCGAGCGCGAGGACTGA
- the glmM gene encoding phosphoglucosamine mutase: protein MEVFGSSGTRGTVNETFTPEFVVQVAQAAGSVWDAERAAVARDTRATGGMLADAAASGLTSVGVDVDRIGRTPTPAAQAYAEREQVPVVIVTASHNPPEFNGIKLIGPDGVGLSVDALELIEDEFLDREVDTVPWDQVGRRRRVSTANDDYVAELLSAVDRERIADADLTVALDPGHGAGALTSPEFFRALGCDVVTVNAQPDGHFPGRDPEPIEGNLGDLGRLVRTAEADLGVAHDGDGDRAIFFDEHGEFIEGDAALAALSAAELDPGDTTVSAVNVSQRLVDAADDADATLELTPIGSTHIVSRILELQREGAAVPIAGEGNGGIFFPEYRLARDGAYTAARFLELVAERRASEVVAPFAGYHNVRRNLHYADADERDRMLDAAAEWADAEDAEETTIDGYRLDYGDAWVLTRPSGTEPLIRVYAEARDKARAEELASAVTDALEDGR from the coding sequence ATGGAGGTTTTCGGGTCGAGCGGGACGCGGGGGACAGTCAACGAGACGTTCACCCCCGAGTTCGTCGTGCAGGTGGCCCAAGCGGCCGGCTCAGTCTGGGACGCCGAGCGCGCGGCGGTCGCTCGGGACACGCGCGCGACCGGCGGGATGCTCGCCGACGCCGCCGCCAGCGGCCTCACCAGCGTCGGCGTCGACGTGGATCGGATCGGACGGACGCCGACGCCGGCCGCCCAAGCCTACGCCGAGCGCGAGCAGGTCCCCGTCGTCATCGTGACGGCGTCGCACAACCCCCCGGAGTTCAACGGCATCAAGCTGATCGGCCCCGACGGCGTCGGTCTGTCGGTCGACGCGCTGGAGCTGATCGAAGACGAATTTCTCGACCGCGAGGTCGACACCGTTCCATGGGACCAAGTCGGACGCCGCCGGCGCGTCTCGACGGCCAACGACGACTACGTCGCCGAATTACTGTCGGCGGTCGACCGCGAGCGCATCGCCGACGCCGATCTGACCGTCGCGCTCGATCCCGGCCACGGCGCCGGGGCGCTGACCAGCCCGGAGTTTTTCCGCGCGCTTGGCTGTGATGTCGTGACGGTCAACGCCCAGCCCGACGGCCATTTCCCCGGCCGCGATCCCGAACCGATCGAAGGGAATCTGGGGGATTTGGGTCGACTGGTCCGGACGGCCGAGGCCGATCTCGGGGTCGCCCACGACGGCGACGGCGACCGGGCCATCTTCTTCGACGAGCACGGCGAGTTCATAGAGGGCGACGCCGCGCTGGCAGCGCTTTCGGCGGCCGAACTCGATCCGGGCGACACGACGGTCTCGGCGGTCAACGTCTCCCAGCGGCTGGTCGACGCCGCCGACGACGCCGACGCGACGCTCGAACTGACGCCGATCGGCTCGACTCACATCGTCAGCCGAATCCTCGAACTCCAGCGCGAGGGCGCCGCCGTCCCGATCGCCGGCGAGGGCAACGGCGGCATCTTCTTCCCCGAGTACCGGCTGGCCCGCGACGGCGCCTACACCGCCGCGCGCTTTCTCGAACTGGTCGCCGAGCGCCGGGCCAGCGAGGTCGTCGCGCCCTTCGCCGGCTATCACAACGTGCGGCGGAACCTGCACTACGCGGACGCCGACGAGCGCGATCGGATGCTCGACGCCGCCGCGGAGTGGGCCGACGCCGAGGACGCCGAGGAGACGACGATCGACGGCTATCGCCTCGACTACGGCGACGCGTGGGTGCTGACCCGCCCCAGCGGCACCGAGCCGCTGATTCGCGTCTACGCCGAGGCGCGAGACAAAGCGCGGGCAGAAGAACTGGCGTCGGCGGTCACCGACGCGCTCGAAGACGGGCGATAG
- a CDS encoding DsbA family protein, with protein MSSHLSRRRVLSLAGAGAVGALAGCLSLGDTPQSGDNAPDSSGDNAPDPSGDAVESLPTPVQGDPESSVTVAVYEDFSCPHCRTLHLNTYPDIVSEFVESDRIRYEHHDFPIPVDERWSWGVAGAARAVQDEVGDDAFFEYAALAFEEQGSYSVDVLADLAGQVDAPADAVRAAVENNTYSPVLEADRNAALERGVRGTPTVFVDDEQVDLDSGDSQFAAIRSAIEAAESE; from the coding sequence ATGTCCAGTCACCTCTCGCGCCGCCGCGTGCTCTCGCTTGCCGGCGCCGGTGCCGTCGGAGCGCTCGCCGGTTGTCTCAGCCTCGGGGATACGCCCCAATCCGGCGATAATGCCCCCGATTCCTCTGGCGATAATGCCCCTGACCCCTCCGGTGATGCGGTCGAATCGCTTCCGACGCCGGTGCAGGGCGATCCCGAGTCGTCGGTCACAGTCGCGGTGTACGAGGACTTCTCGTGTCCCCACTGCCGGACGCTCCACCTGAACACCTACCCCGATATCGTCTCGGAGTTCGTCGAGTCCGACCGGATCAGATACGAACATCACGACTTCCCGATCCCCGTCGACGAGCGATGGTCGTGGGGCGTCGCCGGCGCCGCCCGCGCGGTGCAGGACGAGGTCGGCGACGACGCCTTCTTCGAGTACGCAGCGCTCGCGTTCGAAGAACAGGGATCGTACTCGGTGGACGTACTCGCCGACCTCGCGGGACAGGTCGACGCGCCCGCCGACGCGGTGCGGGCTGCCGTCGAAAACAACACCTACTCGCCGGTGCTCGAAGCCGACCGGAACGCCGCGCTGGAGCGCGGCGTCCGAGGGACGCCGACGGTGTTCGTCGACGACGAACAGGTGGATCTCGACTCGGGCGACAGCCAGTTCGCCGCCATCCGGTCGGCGATCGAAGCCGCCGAGTCCGAGTAG
- a CDS encoding cold-shock protein — MAKGNVDFFNDTGGYGFISTDDADDDVFFHMEDVGGPDLEEGTEIEFDIEQAPKGPRATNVVRN, encoded by the coding sequence ATGGCGAAAGGTAACGTTGATTTCTTCAACGACACAGGCGGCTACGGTTTCATTTCGACGGACGACGCGGACGATGACGTATTCTTCCACATGGAAGACGTCGGCGGCCCGGACCTCGAAGAAGGCACCGAGATCGAGTTCGACATCGAACAGGCCCCCAAGGGCCCGCGCGCGACGAACGTCGTCCGCAACTAA